One part of the Chrysemys picta bellii isolate R12L10 chromosome 14, ASM1138683v2, whole genome shotgun sequence genome encodes these proteins:
- the LOC135975680 gene encoding uncharacterized protein LOC135975680, whose protein sequence is MESQDHNRAPAWTEREVRDLLAIWGDESVLAELRSSKRNGKVLEKVSKAMKDRGHNRDTQQCCMKIKELRQAYHKAREANGRSGAEPQTCRFYAELHAILGGAATTTPTVCYDSLTGETHREEGSGNEEDEDGGNVGSSQQQGSGEIGFPNSQDMFVTLDLEPVTPKLTQDPEGTQGTSAANVSPSQRLVNIRKRKRRTRDNMFTELQMSSHADRAQQNAWRQSMSDMRKAQYEREERWWAESRDEQSKLRAEDDRWRQLADRKQESMLRLLEHQTDMLERMVELQERQQEQRPPLQPLCNQQPSSPSSIASSPRRPRTRWGGLRTPSHSTPHDCPSIRRLAFNKS, encoded by the exons atggagtcccaggatcacaacagagctccagcatggaccgaacgggaggtacgggatctgctcgccatatggggagatgaatcagtgctagctgaactccgtagcagtaaaagaaatggcaaagtattagaaaaggtctccaaggccatgaaggacagaggccataacagggacacgcagcagtgctgcatgaaaattaaggagctacggcaagcctaccacaaagccagagaagcaaacggaaggtccggggcagagccgcaaacttgccgcttctacgcggagctgcatgccattctagggggtgcagccaccactaccccaaccgtgtgctatgactccctcactggagaaacacacagggaagagggttcggggaacgaggaagatgaggatggaggtaatgtaggtagctcacagcagcaaggaagcggagaaatcggttttcccaacagccaggatatgtttgtcaccctggacctggaaccagtaacccccaaactcacccaagaccctgagggcacacaggggacctctg ctgcaaatgtttctccttcacagaggctagtgaacattagaaagagaaaacggaggacgcgggacaatatgttcacggagctccagatgtcctcccacgctgatagagcacagcagaatgcgtggaggcagtcaatgtcagacatgagaaaagcacaatatgaacgagaggagaggtggtgggctgaatcgcgggatgaacagagcaagttgcgggctgaagatgataggtggcgtcagcttgcagacagaaagcaagagtcgatgctccgtctgctggagcatcaaactgatatgctcgagcgtatggttgagctgcaggaaaggcagcaggagcagagaccgccgctacagcccctgtgtaaccaacagccctcctccccaagttccatagcctcctcacccagacgcccaagaacacggtgggggggcctccggacACCCAGTCATTCCACCCCacatgattgcccaagcatcagaaggctggccttcaataagagttaa